TGACAGCTTTTTAGTAGATTATATTTCTTAGATAATATTATAACTATCCTGTTTTTTTAATAAGATTTAACTTTCTAATAAATACTCTTTGTAATTTCCAAGGAAATCAACATCTGCGCGGATGGATTCAAGCTCCTGTATTGCATTTCCATGCAGGATCGGATGCCATTCACCTACCACATTGATATAGAAAAAGTAGTTTCCAAGTCCCGTTTTTAAGGTCCGGGATTCTATTTTGCTAAGATTCATCTTTCTCCAGGCGAATACTGATAGTACCTGGTGTAATCCTCCGGCATGATCTTCAGGTAATGTAATGAGCATCCCGGATTTTTCCCCAAGAACCTCTAATTTTTCGTTTTTGTAAGGATTTCCTTCTTTAGAGATCACGATAAATCGGGTGTGGTTCTGCTCAAAGTCCTGAATATTCCGGTTAATGATTTTTAAACCATAAAGGTTGGCAGCAAATTGATTGGCGACAGCTGCGATCTTTTGATCAGGGTTCTCGGATACATATTTGGCTGCGGCGGCCGTAGAAGAAAAATCCTGCCTTTGAACATTCTTGTAATTTTCATCTAAAAAATGAAAACTTTGAGCCAATGCCTGCGGATGGGAATAAATCTTCTCGATTTCCTCAATAGAATTGTTGGGATGAATCATTAAGTGATGTGCAATGGGCATTACAGCTTCAGCTTCGATTTTTATTGCAGGGGTTTTATACAGATAATCTAATGTCATGGAAACGGTACCTTCAATGGAGTTTTCCAATGGGACAACAGCTTTAGCAACTTCTCCTTTTTCTACTG
The sequence above is drawn from the Chryseobacterium daecheongense genome and encodes:
- the pheA gene encoding prephenate dehydratase; translation: MKIAFLGPHASFTQLATTQLFPEEDLIPQANILDCFEAVEKGEVAKAVVPLENSIEGTVSMTLDYLYKTPAIKIEAEAVMPIAHHLMIHPNNSIEEIEKIYSHPQALAQSFHFLDENYKNVQRQDFSSTAAAAKYVSENPDQKIAAVANQFAANLYGLKIINRNIQDFEQNHTRFIVISKEGNPYKNEKLEVLGEKSGMLITLPEDHAGGLHQVLSVFAWRKMNLSKIESRTLKTGLGNYFFYINVVGEWHPILHGNAIQELESIRADVDFLGNYKEYLLES